In one window of Drosophila innubila isolate TH190305 chromosome 2L unlocalized genomic scaffold, UK_Dinn_1.0 4_B_2L, whole genome shotgun sequence DNA:
- the LOC117781371 gene encoding kinesin-like protein KIF21A isoform X2: MAAESDAIDKDCLVRVAVRIRPQNSRELIDMCRVCTTVTPGEQQIVLGSDKAFTFDYVYDVDSNQCDIYTECVDRLVEGTLHGYNATVLAYGQTGSGKTYTMGTGFDQASGDHQLGIIPRAIRHIFAGIDGAQYTENNEGSSGTAPQFSVAVQFIELYNEDIIDLLDPFNKSTTFKIHESGTGQITISGATIKPINEPQDALKLLQQGALARTTASTKMNDLSSRSHAVFTLFVRRQHVLESKNNFTDNDFETLTSKFHFVDLAGSERLKRTLATGERAREGISINCGLLALGNCISALGDKSKRVSHVPYRDSKLTRLLQDSLGGNSQTLMIACISPSDRDFMETLNTLKYANRARNIKNKVQINQDQTSRTISLLRRDIAALQLELLEYKQGKRVLDSEGNTLISDTFYENSMLLADNKRLQQRLKSMQQTIDILTDRNAQLKLEKQAHEWTRNESTELAVANLVGNYLGEIEKLQAKVIESESMCQQLNKLSSTGNSPRATKSAYDDPNVIINIAKRGLEKDRELLMSRSLPGIPNDSNQQVDLESSDSGSDSNEMEMEENLNEINSDIEIKTKLIEQLELSQERIQLMRQHYEEKLTALTSKIFNTQKERDEVLANMGSVSGSTNNPKDNLKAVKMEYERKLNDMNREMKRLQQTQREHIRQQKELKTQEVKLQNLRMELNELKCSKVRLMKKISEQCNRHKEENTRKTREIAQLRKEQRRQKNAVLTLQAKMNAKEQILKRKSEEVSALRKSQRGLTFQRMGRQSVSKMDQNRSPHHRWETLSRTILHSARNKQLITQLETELERLVKEREELCRELARIQDPENLERASEYSNEEDNLKTNIGYLQENIEHVQKAIMEFEDVKDPVHSDTSKIQNIFDKINTIEEAKYLLQKLSDNAIYMTCNSSMIESRMQEREALLKEAQHESGIQQQLLQYFLSNNTNVQISDLFDSLNLDDKLNINNLNRSWSQKSLISNGTYDIPRSEALQYGSLNEEPFSKTKCASPNTTIETSSDKSPKVRGRTARRQDLLFGDTGFPK; the protein is encoded by the exons ATGGCTGCTGAAAGTGATGCTATAGACAAGGATTGTTTAGTTCGAGTGGCCGTGCG AATTCGTCCACAAAATTCAAGAGAGTTGATTGACATGTGTCGAGTATGCACTACGGTAACTCCAGGCgagcaacaaattgttttagGATCTGACAAGGCCTTCACCTTTGATTATGTCTATGATGTGGACTCAAATCAG TGTGATATATATACCGAATGTGTGGATCGTTTAGTTGAGGGAACCTTGCATGGTTACAATGCCACAGTACTTGCATATGGACAGACGGGCTCTGGCAAGACCTACACAATGGGAACAGGCTTCGATCAGGCCTCTGGGGACCATCAACTTGGCATAATACCACGAGCGATTCGCCATATATTTGCTGGCATCGATGGAGCGCAGTATACAGAAAATAATGAAGGCTCCTCCGGTACAGCTCCACAGTTTAGTGTGGCTGTTCAATTTATAGAGCTCTACAACGAGGACATTATCGACCTTTTGGATCCATTTAACAAGAGTACAACCTTTAAAATTCATGAAAGTGGAACTGGACAAATAACAATATCAGGTGCTACCATTAAACCAATAAATGAACCACAAGATGCACTTAA aTTGCTCCAGCAAGGTGCCTTGGCACGAACCACAGCGTCAACCAAGATGAATGATTTGTCATCTCGATCTCATGCGGTTTTCACATTGTTTGTACGGCGCCAACACGTACTGGAatctaaaaacaatttcacaGATAATGACTTTGAAACGTTGACATCCaagtttcattttgttgatttagcTGGCTCAGAACGATTGAAGCGAACATTGGCAACAGGAGAGCGGGCCCGGGAAGGCATATCCATTAATTGTGGACTCTTGGCACTTGGCAACTGTATTTCAGCTCTGGGTGACAAGTCAAAGAGGGTGTCGCATGTGCCCTATCGAGACTCGAAGTTGACACGTCTGCTTCAGGATTCATTGGGTGGCAATAGCCAAACATTGATGATTGCTTGCATATCGCCAAGTGATCGGGACTTTATGGAAACACTGAATACATTAAAGTATGCCAATAGAGCCcgcaatattaaaaataaggtTCAAATTAACCAGGATCAAACATCTCGAACCATTTCCCTATTGCGAAGGGATATAGCTGCATTGCAATTAGAGCTTTTGGAATATAAACAg gGAAAACGTGTATTAGACTCGGAAGGAAATACATTAATATCGGATACATTTTATGAGAACTCAATGCTATTAGCTGATAATAAGCGTTTGCAGCAGCGACTGAAGTCAATGCAACAGACTATAGACATCTTAACGGATCGAAATGCTCAGCTCAAACTGGAGAAACAAGCTCATGAATGGACAAGGAACGAGAGCACAGAGTTGGCGGTCGCCAATTTGGTTGGCAATTATTTGggcgaaattgaaaaattacaaGCAAAAGTAATAGAATCGGAATCTATGTgccaacaattaaataaattaagttcaaCTGGGAATTCGCCACGTGCAACAAAAAGTGCCTACGATG ATCCAAATGTCATTATAAATATAGCTAAACGAGGCTTGGAAAAAGATCGAGAACTCTTGATGTCTCGTTCATTGCCTGGCATACCGAATGACAGTAATCAGCAAGTGGATTTGGAGTCTTCTGATAGTGGAAGTGATTCAAATg aaatggaaatggaagaAAACTTGAATGAAATTAATTCAGATATAGagataaaaactaaattaattgaacAGTTGGAACTGTCGCAAGAGAGAATTCAACTAATGCGGCAACATTATGAGGAGAAACTAACGGCTTTAACTTCGAAAATTTtcaacacacaaaaagaaagagatgAAGTTTTAGCAAACATGG GTTCCGTTTCCGGTTCGACAAACAACCCCAAAGACAACTTAAAGGCTGTTAAGATGGAATATGAACGTAAACTGAATGACATGAATCGTGAAATGAAAAGattacaacaaacacaacgcGAACATATTCGTCAACAAAAAGAGCTCAAAACACAGGAAgttaaattacaaaacttaCGAATGGAGctgaatgaattgaaatgcagTAAG gtAAGGCTAATGAAGAAAATCTCTGAGCAATGCAATCGTCACAAAGAGgaaaacacaagaaaaactCGAGAAATTGCTCAGTTACGCAAAGAGCAACGCCGGCAAAAGAATGCAGTTTTGACATTGCAGGCAAAAATGAATGCCAAGgaacaaatattgaaaagaaaGTCCGAGGAAGTGTCGGCACTGCGTAAAAGCCAACGCGGACTTACATTTCAAAGAATGGGTCGACAGTCAGTATCGAAAATGGATCAGAATCGTTCTCCACATCATCGCTGGGAAACTTTATCTCGTACGATATTGCATTCGGCGAGAAACAAGCAACTGATAACACAGCTGGAAACTGAATTGGAACGTCTAGTTAAGGAAAGGGAAGAACTTTGCCGTGAACTGGCACGTATTCAGGATCCCGAAAATCTAGAAAGAGCATCTGAATATTCAAATGAAGAGGATAATTTGAAAACCAACATTGGatatttacaagaaaatattgAGCATGTTCAGAAGGCAATTATGGAATTTGAAGATGTCAAGGACCCGGTGCATAGTGATAcaagtaaaatacaaaatatatttgacaaaatcaaCACAATTGAGGAAGCCAAATATCTGCTACAAAAATTGTCGGACAACGCTATCTATATGACATGCAATTCATCAATGATCGAAAGCCGGATGCAAGAGCGTGAGGCATTACTTAAGGAAGCCCAACATGAAAGTggcatacaacaacaattattgcaatattttctGTCAAACAATACCAATGTGCAAATATCCGATCTATTTGATTCATTGAATCTTGATGACAAACTTAatatcaacaatttaaatCGAAGTTGGTCCCAGAAATCGTTGATCAGCAATGGGACTTACGATATTCCCCGGTCCGAAGCATTACAATATGGCTCCCTTAACGAGGAACCGTTTTCGAAAACCAAGTGTGCATCACCTAACACTACAATTGAAAC ctCTTCCGACAAGAGTCCAAAGGTGCGTGGGCGTACAGCAAGAAGACAGGATCTTCTCTTTGGAGATACCGGATTTCCAAAGTGA
- the LOC117781371 gene encoding kinesin-like protein KIF21A isoform X1: protein MAAESDAIDKDCLVRVAVRIRPQNSRELIDMCRVCTTVTPGEQQIVLGSDKAFTFDYVYDVDSNQCDIYTECVDRLVEGTLHGYNATVLAYGQTGSGKTYTMGTGFDQASGDHQLGIIPRAIRHIFAGIDGAQYTENNEGSSGTAPQFSVAVQFIELYNEDIIDLLDPFNKSTTFKIHESGTGQITISGATIKPINEPQDALKLLQQGALARTTASTKMNDLSSRSHAVFTLFVRRQHVLESKNNFTDNDFETLTSKFHFVDLAGSERLKRTLATGERAREGISINCGLLALGNCISALGDKSKRVSHVPYRDSKLTRLLQDSLGGNSQTLMIACISPSDRDFMETLNTLKYANRARNIKNKVQINQDQTSRTISLLRRDIAALQLELLEYKQGKRVLDSEGNTLISDTFYENSMLLADNKRLQQRLKSMQQTIDILTDRNAQLKLEKQAHEWTRNESTELAVANLVGNYLGEIEKLQAKVIESESMCQQLNKLSSTGNSPRATKSAYDDPNVIINIAKRGLEKDRELLMSRSLPGIPNDSNQQVDLESSDSGSDSNEMEMEENLNEINSDIEIKTKLIEQLELSQERIQLMRQHYEEKLTALTSKIFNTQKERDEVLANMAGSVSGSTNNPKDNLKAVKMEYERKLNDMNREMKRLQQTQREHIRQQKELKTQEVKLQNLRMELNELKCSKVRLMKKISEQCNRHKEENTRKTREIAQLRKEQRRQKNAVLTLQAKMNAKEQILKRKSEEVSALRKSQRGLTFQRMGRQSVSKMDQNRSPHHRWETLSRTILHSARNKQLITQLETELERLVKEREELCRELARIQDPENLERASEYSNEEDNLKTNIGYLQENIEHVQKAIMEFEDVKDPVHSDTSKIQNIFDKINTIEEAKYLLQKLSDNAIYMTCNSSMIESRMQEREALLKEAQHESGIQQQLLQYFLSNNTNVQISDLFDSLNLDDKLNINNLNRSWSQKSLISNGTYDIPRSEALQYGSLNEEPFSKTKCASPNTTIETSSDKSPKVRGRTARRQDLLFGDTGFPK, encoded by the exons ATGGCTGCTGAAAGTGATGCTATAGACAAGGATTGTTTAGTTCGAGTGGCCGTGCG AATTCGTCCACAAAATTCAAGAGAGTTGATTGACATGTGTCGAGTATGCACTACGGTAACTCCAGGCgagcaacaaattgttttagGATCTGACAAGGCCTTCACCTTTGATTATGTCTATGATGTGGACTCAAATCAG TGTGATATATATACCGAATGTGTGGATCGTTTAGTTGAGGGAACCTTGCATGGTTACAATGCCACAGTACTTGCATATGGACAGACGGGCTCTGGCAAGACCTACACAATGGGAACAGGCTTCGATCAGGCCTCTGGGGACCATCAACTTGGCATAATACCACGAGCGATTCGCCATATATTTGCTGGCATCGATGGAGCGCAGTATACAGAAAATAATGAAGGCTCCTCCGGTACAGCTCCACAGTTTAGTGTGGCTGTTCAATTTATAGAGCTCTACAACGAGGACATTATCGACCTTTTGGATCCATTTAACAAGAGTACAACCTTTAAAATTCATGAAAGTGGAACTGGACAAATAACAATATCAGGTGCTACCATTAAACCAATAAATGAACCACAAGATGCACTTAA aTTGCTCCAGCAAGGTGCCTTGGCACGAACCACAGCGTCAACCAAGATGAATGATTTGTCATCTCGATCTCATGCGGTTTTCACATTGTTTGTACGGCGCCAACACGTACTGGAatctaaaaacaatttcacaGATAATGACTTTGAAACGTTGACATCCaagtttcattttgttgatttagcTGGCTCAGAACGATTGAAGCGAACATTGGCAACAGGAGAGCGGGCCCGGGAAGGCATATCCATTAATTGTGGACTCTTGGCACTTGGCAACTGTATTTCAGCTCTGGGTGACAAGTCAAAGAGGGTGTCGCATGTGCCCTATCGAGACTCGAAGTTGACACGTCTGCTTCAGGATTCATTGGGTGGCAATAGCCAAACATTGATGATTGCTTGCATATCGCCAAGTGATCGGGACTTTATGGAAACACTGAATACATTAAAGTATGCCAATAGAGCCcgcaatattaaaaataaggtTCAAATTAACCAGGATCAAACATCTCGAACCATTTCCCTATTGCGAAGGGATATAGCTGCATTGCAATTAGAGCTTTTGGAATATAAACAg gGAAAACGTGTATTAGACTCGGAAGGAAATACATTAATATCGGATACATTTTATGAGAACTCAATGCTATTAGCTGATAATAAGCGTTTGCAGCAGCGACTGAAGTCAATGCAACAGACTATAGACATCTTAACGGATCGAAATGCTCAGCTCAAACTGGAGAAACAAGCTCATGAATGGACAAGGAACGAGAGCACAGAGTTGGCGGTCGCCAATTTGGTTGGCAATTATTTGggcgaaattgaaaaattacaaGCAAAAGTAATAGAATCGGAATCTATGTgccaacaattaaataaattaagttcaaCTGGGAATTCGCCACGTGCAACAAAAAGTGCCTACGATG ATCCAAATGTCATTATAAATATAGCTAAACGAGGCTTGGAAAAAGATCGAGAACTCTTGATGTCTCGTTCATTGCCTGGCATACCGAATGACAGTAATCAGCAAGTGGATTTGGAGTCTTCTGATAGTGGAAGTGATTCAAATg aaatggaaatggaagaAAACTTGAATGAAATTAATTCAGATATAGagataaaaactaaattaattgaacAGTTGGAACTGTCGCAAGAGAGAATTCAACTAATGCGGCAACATTATGAGGAGAAACTAACGGCTTTAACTTCGAAAATTTtcaacacacaaaaagaaagagatgAAGTTTTAGCAAACATGG CAGGTTCCGTTTCCGGTTCGACAAACAACCCCAAAGACAACTTAAAGGCTGTTAAGATGGAATATGAACGTAAACTGAATGACATGAATCGTGAAATGAAAAGattacaacaaacacaacgcGAACATATTCGTCAACAAAAAGAGCTCAAAACACAGGAAgttaaattacaaaacttaCGAATGGAGctgaatgaattgaaatgcagTAAG gtAAGGCTAATGAAGAAAATCTCTGAGCAATGCAATCGTCACAAAGAGgaaaacacaagaaaaactCGAGAAATTGCTCAGTTACGCAAAGAGCAACGCCGGCAAAAGAATGCAGTTTTGACATTGCAGGCAAAAATGAATGCCAAGgaacaaatattgaaaagaaaGTCCGAGGAAGTGTCGGCACTGCGTAAAAGCCAACGCGGACTTACATTTCAAAGAATGGGTCGACAGTCAGTATCGAAAATGGATCAGAATCGTTCTCCACATCATCGCTGGGAAACTTTATCTCGTACGATATTGCATTCGGCGAGAAACAAGCAACTGATAACACAGCTGGAAACTGAATTGGAACGTCTAGTTAAGGAAAGGGAAGAACTTTGCCGTGAACTGGCACGTATTCAGGATCCCGAAAATCTAGAAAGAGCATCTGAATATTCAAATGAAGAGGATAATTTGAAAACCAACATTGGatatttacaagaaaatattgAGCATGTTCAGAAGGCAATTATGGAATTTGAAGATGTCAAGGACCCGGTGCATAGTGATAcaagtaaaatacaaaatatatttgacaaaatcaaCACAATTGAGGAAGCCAAATATCTGCTACAAAAATTGTCGGACAACGCTATCTATATGACATGCAATTCATCAATGATCGAAAGCCGGATGCAAGAGCGTGAGGCATTACTTAAGGAAGCCCAACATGAAAGTggcatacaacaacaattattgcaatattttctGTCAAACAATACCAATGTGCAAATATCCGATCTATTTGATTCATTGAATCTTGATGACAAACTTAatatcaacaatttaaatCGAAGTTGGTCCCAGAAATCGTTGATCAGCAATGGGACTTACGATATTCCCCGGTCCGAAGCATTACAATATGGCTCCCTTAACGAGGAACCGTTTTCGAAAACCAAGTGTGCATCACCTAACACTACAATTGAAAC ctCTTCCGACAAGAGTCCAAAGGTGCGTGGGCGTACAGCAAGAAGACAGGATCTTCTCTTTGGAGATACCGGATTTCCAAAGTGA
- the LOC117781374 gene encoding BLOC-1-related complex subunit 8 homolog, with protein MAQASELNFKGKKTSEKISENIHIFANDPSLAFFRIQEHIRKVLPAILEKRTEVLSLQSSLQGHCYDMEYGVQALKSIEKSENSFHNIQEMIKTSIFLKQQLKYEESKKRTKKDSVKNSVYKRFSAHLALDLPDLPDFSVVMRDTTQRMETIIAPGQGRTETTNSLSNSGELQRSHTTLH; from the exons ATGGCACAAGCAAgtgaacttaattttaaaggaaaaaaga CTTCAGAAAAAATATCcgaaaacatacatatttttgccAATGACCCCTCCTTGGCTTTCTTTCGGATTCAG GAACACATTCGTAAGGTCCTACCTGCAATTCTAGAGAAACGAACTGAAGTCTTAAGTTTGCAAAGCAGTTTGCAAGGACATTGCTATGACATGGAATATGGTGTCCAAGCACTTAAGTCGATagaaaaatcagaaaattcATTCCACAATATCCAAGAAATGATAAAGACTTCAATATTTCTGAAGCAACAGCTAAAATATgaagaaagtaaaaaaagaacaaaaaaggATAGCGTGAAAAACTCGGTGTATAAACGTTTTTCGGCACACCTCGCATTAGATCTTCCAGATTTGCCCGATTTCAGTGTTGTAATGCGCGACACGACCCAACGAATGGAGACAATAATTGCACCAGGTCAAGGACGTACAGAAACCACAAACTCTCTATCTAATTCGGGGGAACTTCAAAGATCGCACACCacattacattaa